One Coffea arabica cultivar ET-39 chromosome 5e, Coffea Arabica ET-39 HiFi, whole genome shotgun sequence DNA segment encodes these proteins:
- the LOC113743756 gene encoding TPR repeat-containing thioredoxin TTL1 isoform X2 yields the protein MAQSGKPITDIRLDSLNDRLRNSLNCVEDDNDNNFNKPDFRELDLGSPVSPLRTRGGATATTTTTTTTTSSSSSSSGSVSGRNGQGQVVKKSDLNHSGELSGTAESSPTGGRGFKPGHSRSDSGGTHPLIYSGGSGSSVTSPGVNVLPSGNICPSGRILKTGMASRSSKTDVLGSGTGNYGHGSIMRGGTGAKSAVGCGGERESVGLASPAPTNLRGGGLMVGEPTRRGGAGLLNSNDPEELKRLGNENYKKGYFLEALTLYDKAIAISPGNAAYHCNRAAALISLKRFPEAVRECEEAIRLDPGYVRAHHRLGSLLVSLGQVENARRHLCIPGHQTDPVELQKLQVIEKRLSRCTDARRVGDWKNVLREAEAAIASGADSCPQLLACRAEALLKLHRIDDADSSLSSTSRLHTSDNLNSQIKFFGIASDAYLPFVRAQLELALGRFEDALTAIEKAGQIDPRSVEVSVLLSNIRMVSQARSRGNALFKSERYTEACSAYGEGLRLDPSNSVLLCNRAACWFKLEKWELSVDDCSQALRIQPNYTKALLRRAASNSKLERWAEAVQDYEVLRRELAYDNEIAEALFHAQVALKKSRGEDVSNMQFGGEVESVSCLEQFRAAISSPCASVVHFLASSNLQCKQISPVLDALCAKYPSINFLKVDVEGSPAIANAEHVRIVPTFKIYKNGRRVKEMICPSKELLESSVRHYSN from the exons ATGGCTCAGTCTGGAAAACCCATTACGGATATTAGGTTGGATTCCTTGAATGATCGGTTAAGAAACTCATTGAACTGTGTCGAAGACGATAATGATAACAACTTTAACAAGCCGGACTTTCGAGAACTCGATCTGGGTTCGCCGGTCTCGCCGTTGAGGACTCGTGGTGGAGCCACTGCTACCACTACGACGACAACTACTACTACGAGCAGTAGCTCCAGCTCGTCTGGATCGGTATCGGGTCGAAATGGGCAAGGCCAGGTGGTTAAAAAGTCGGATTTAAATCATTCCGGCGAACTTTCCGGCACGGCGGAGAGTTCTCCGACCGGTGGCCGGGGATTTAAGCCGGGTCATTCCCGATCAGATTCGGGTGGGACCCACCCCTTGATATACTCCGGTGGGAGTGGGAGCTCTGTTACTTCGCCGGGGGTCAATGTGCTTCCCAGCGGGAATATCTGCCCTTCCGGCAGGATTTTGAAGACTGGCATGGCGAGCCGGTCGTCCAAGACTGATGTGTTGGGGTCCGGGACTGGTAATTACGGCCACGGAAGTATAATGCGGGGTGGCACCGGAGCAAAATCGGCCGTTGGTTGCGGCGGGGAGAGAGAAAGTGTGGGCCTTGCCAGCCCAGCACCGACAAATTTAAGAGGCGGTGGCCTCATGGTTGGAGAGCCAACAAGAAGGGGTGGGGCTGGATTGTTGAATAGTAATGATCCAGAAGAGTTGAAAAGATTAGGAAATGAGAATTATAAAAAGGGTTATTTTTTGGAGGCTTTAACTCTTTATGATAAAGCCATTGCGATTTCACCAGGTAATGCTGCTTACCATTGCAACAGAGCAGCTGCATTGATAAGTCTGAAGCGGTTTCCAGAGGCAGTGAGGGAATGTGAGGAAGCTATTAGGTTGGATCCAGGATACGTGAGGGCACACCATCGGTTAGGGTCTTTGCTTGTTAG TTTAGGACAGGTTGAAAATGCCAGGAGGCACCTTTGTATTCCAGGGCACCAGACAGATCCAGTTGAGCTACAGAAGTTGCAAGTTATTGAGAAGCGCCTAAGTAGGTGCACTGATGCTCGGAGAGTTGGTGATTGGAAAAATGTGCTTAGGGAAGCAGAAGCTGCAATTGCTTCTGGAGCTGATAGTTGTCCTCAG CTATTGGCATGTAGAGCAGAAGCCCTTTTAAAGCTGCACCGAATAGATGATGCTGATTCAAGTCTTTCAAGCACTTCCAGACTTCATACATCAGACAATTTGAACTCCCAAATAAAGTTTTTCGGAATAGCATCTGATGCATATTTACCCTTTGTTAGAGCTCAACTGGAGTTGGCGCTTGGAAG GTTTGAAGATGCACTTACAGCCATTGAGAAAGCAGGGCAGATTGATCCTCGGAGTGTTGAAGTCTCTGTTTTACTCAGCAATATAAGGATGGTCAGTCAAGCTCGTTCCCGTGGCAATGCTTTATTCAAGTCCGAGAGATATACTGAAGCATGCTCAGCTTATGGGGAAGGTCTCAGACTTGATCCCTCAAACTCAGTTCTCTTGTGCAATAGAGCAGCATGTTGGTTTAAGCTTGAAAAATGGGAGCTATCTGTAGATGACTGCAGCCAAGCTCTGCGTATCCAGCCAAATTATACTAAAGCATTGCTTCGAAGGGCTGCCTCAAATAGCAAG CTTGAACGGTGGGCTGAAGCTGTGCAAGATTATGAGGTTTTGAGAAGGGAACTTGCATACGATAATGAAATTGCTGAGGCGCTATTCCATGCACAAGTTGCCCTAAAGAAATCCCGGGGAGAAGATGTTTCCAATATGCAATTTGGTGGGGAAGTTGAGTCGGTTTCTTGTCTTGAGCAGTTTCGGGCTGCAATTTCTTCACCTT GTGCTTCTGTTGTACATTTTCTAGCATCATCAAACCTACAATGCAAGCAGATATCTCCAGTCCTAGACGCATTATGTGCGAAATATCCGTCCATAAACTTTCTCAAG GTTGATGTCGAAGGGAGCCCTGCAATTGCTAATGCGGAACACGTAAGAATTGTACCTACATTCAAGATTTATAAGAATGGTCGCCGGGTGAAGGAGATGATATGCCCTAGTAAAGAGCTGTTGGAGTCCTCGGTGAGGCATTACAGTAATTAA
- the LOC113743756 gene encoding TPR repeat-containing thioredoxin TTL1 isoform X1: MAQSGKPITDIRLDSLNDRLRNSLNCVEDDNDNNFNKPDFRELDLGSPVSPLRTRGGATATTTTTTTTTSSSSSSSGSVSGRNGQGQVVKKSDLNHSGELSGTAESSPTGGRGFKPGHSRSDSGGTHPLIYSGGSGSSVTSPGVNVLPSGNICPSGRILKTGMASRSSKTDVLGSGTGNYGHGSIMRGGTGAKSAVGCGGERESVGLASPAPTNLRGGGLMVGEPTRRGGAGLLNSNDPEELKRLGNENYKKGYFLEALTLYDKAIAISPGNAAYHCNRAAALISLKRFPEAVRECEEAIRLDPGYVRAHHRLGSLLVSLGQVENARRHLCIPGHQTDPVELQKLQVIEKRLSRCTDARRVGDWKNVLREAEAAIASGADSCPQLLACRAEALLKLHRIDDADSSLSSTSRLHTSDNLNSQIKFFGIASDAYLPFVRAQLELALGRFEDALTAIEKAGQIDPRSVEVSVLLSNIRMVSQARSRGNALFKSERYTEACSAYGEGLRLDPSNSVLLCNRAACWFKLEKWELSVDDCSQALRIQPNYTKALLRRAASNSKLERWAEAVQDYEVLRRELAYDNEIAEALFHAQVALKKSRGEDVSNMQFGGEVESVSCLEQFRAAISSPCASVVHFLASSNLQCKQISPVLDALCAKYPSINFLKVDVEGSPAIANAEHVRIVPTFKIYKNGRRVKEMICPSKELLESSPSSPCFSANGHSSCHIVLLNTCDISRARHNNLVRCQCQARARKIQKDSLVLFCPFIYSFIHPFSCSIFSTDLTFFRNFKFISFPVLYSLACVPDIISPPVEGRNS, encoded by the exons ATGGCTCAGTCTGGAAAACCCATTACGGATATTAGGTTGGATTCCTTGAATGATCGGTTAAGAAACTCATTGAACTGTGTCGAAGACGATAATGATAACAACTTTAACAAGCCGGACTTTCGAGAACTCGATCTGGGTTCGCCGGTCTCGCCGTTGAGGACTCGTGGTGGAGCCACTGCTACCACTACGACGACAACTACTACTACGAGCAGTAGCTCCAGCTCGTCTGGATCGGTATCGGGTCGAAATGGGCAAGGCCAGGTGGTTAAAAAGTCGGATTTAAATCATTCCGGCGAACTTTCCGGCACGGCGGAGAGTTCTCCGACCGGTGGCCGGGGATTTAAGCCGGGTCATTCCCGATCAGATTCGGGTGGGACCCACCCCTTGATATACTCCGGTGGGAGTGGGAGCTCTGTTACTTCGCCGGGGGTCAATGTGCTTCCCAGCGGGAATATCTGCCCTTCCGGCAGGATTTTGAAGACTGGCATGGCGAGCCGGTCGTCCAAGACTGATGTGTTGGGGTCCGGGACTGGTAATTACGGCCACGGAAGTATAATGCGGGGTGGCACCGGAGCAAAATCGGCCGTTGGTTGCGGCGGGGAGAGAGAAAGTGTGGGCCTTGCCAGCCCAGCACCGACAAATTTAAGAGGCGGTGGCCTCATGGTTGGAGAGCCAACAAGAAGGGGTGGGGCTGGATTGTTGAATAGTAATGATCCAGAAGAGTTGAAAAGATTAGGAAATGAGAATTATAAAAAGGGTTATTTTTTGGAGGCTTTAACTCTTTATGATAAAGCCATTGCGATTTCACCAGGTAATGCTGCTTACCATTGCAACAGAGCAGCTGCATTGATAAGTCTGAAGCGGTTTCCAGAGGCAGTGAGGGAATGTGAGGAAGCTATTAGGTTGGATCCAGGATACGTGAGGGCACACCATCGGTTAGGGTCTTTGCTTGTTAG TTTAGGACAGGTTGAAAATGCCAGGAGGCACCTTTGTATTCCAGGGCACCAGACAGATCCAGTTGAGCTACAGAAGTTGCAAGTTATTGAGAAGCGCCTAAGTAGGTGCACTGATGCTCGGAGAGTTGGTGATTGGAAAAATGTGCTTAGGGAAGCAGAAGCTGCAATTGCTTCTGGAGCTGATAGTTGTCCTCAG CTATTGGCATGTAGAGCAGAAGCCCTTTTAAAGCTGCACCGAATAGATGATGCTGATTCAAGTCTTTCAAGCACTTCCAGACTTCATACATCAGACAATTTGAACTCCCAAATAAAGTTTTTCGGAATAGCATCTGATGCATATTTACCCTTTGTTAGAGCTCAACTGGAGTTGGCGCTTGGAAG GTTTGAAGATGCACTTACAGCCATTGAGAAAGCAGGGCAGATTGATCCTCGGAGTGTTGAAGTCTCTGTTTTACTCAGCAATATAAGGATGGTCAGTCAAGCTCGTTCCCGTGGCAATGCTTTATTCAAGTCCGAGAGATATACTGAAGCATGCTCAGCTTATGGGGAAGGTCTCAGACTTGATCCCTCAAACTCAGTTCTCTTGTGCAATAGAGCAGCATGTTGGTTTAAGCTTGAAAAATGGGAGCTATCTGTAGATGACTGCAGCCAAGCTCTGCGTATCCAGCCAAATTATACTAAAGCATTGCTTCGAAGGGCTGCCTCAAATAGCAAG CTTGAACGGTGGGCTGAAGCTGTGCAAGATTATGAGGTTTTGAGAAGGGAACTTGCATACGATAATGAAATTGCTGAGGCGCTATTCCATGCACAAGTTGCCCTAAAGAAATCCCGGGGAGAAGATGTTTCCAATATGCAATTTGGTGGGGAAGTTGAGTCGGTTTCTTGTCTTGAGCAGTTTCGGGCTGCAATTTCTTCACCTT GTGCTTCTGTTGTACATTTTCTAGCATCATCAAACCTACAATGCAAGCAGATATCTCCAGTCCTAGACGCATTATGTGCGAAATATCCGTCCATAAACTTTCTCAAG GTTGATGTCGAAGGGAGCCCTGCAATTGCTAATGCGGAACACGTAAGAATTGTACCTACATTCAAGATTTATAAGAATGGTCGCCGGGTGAAGGAGATGATATGCCCTAGTAAAGAGCTGTTGGAGTCCTCG CCCAGCTCCCCCTGCTTCAGTGCAAACGGTCATTCCTCCTGCCATATAGTTCTGCTGAACACCTGTGACATAAGCAGAGCACGGCATAATAATCTTGTTAGATGTCAATGTCAGGCAAGGGCCAGAAAGATCCAAAAAGATAGCTTAGTTCTCTTTTGCCctttcatttattcattcattcatccTTTCTCTTGTTCCATCTTTTCTACCGATCTTACATTTTTCCGAAATTTTAAGTTCATATCTTTTCCGGTTTTATATAGCCTGGCCTGTGTTCCTGATATTATCTCTCCTCCAGTTGAGGGTAGAAATAGTTGA
- the LOC113743688 gene encoding anther-specific protein LAT52-like, whose translation MAKAVAVVSALCFLALASLAHAQEAFTVKGRVYCDPCRVEFQTSLSKSIEGAEVELQCRVRENGTVTVSQKATTDANGNYELTVQGDHEEEICDVASVSSPSQECNVPFGENKARILLTQNNGVQGTDRFANPLGYKTTEANPDCKAILQEMGYIPDENGL comes from the exons atggcAAAGGCTGTTGCTGTTGTGTCTGCTCTCTGCTTTTTGGCCCTTGCCAGCCTTGCTCATGCTCAAGAAGCATTCACCGTTAAAGGCCGGGTCTACTGCGATCCATGCCGCGTCGAGTTCCAAACAAGCCTTAGCAAAAGCATCGAAG GTGCTGAGGTTGAATTGCAGTGCAGGGTACGCGAAAACGGAACAGTGACAGTTTCACAGAAGGCCACAACTGATGCTAATGGAAACTACGAGTTGACCGTACAAGGAGATCATGAGGAAGAAATCTGCGACGTGGCGTCCGTTAGCAGCCCCTCACAGGAATGCAATGTTCCCTTTGGCGAAAACAAGGCAAGGATCCTTTTGACCCAAAACAATGGCGTACAAGGCACTGATCGCTTTGCCAACCCTCTTGGCTACAAGACAACTGAGGCTAATCCCGATTGCAAGGCAATCCTCCAAGAAATGGGCTACATCCCAGATGAGAATGGACTatag
- the LOC113688044 gene encoding ubiquitin-conjugating enzyme E2 35 isoform X1 — MANSNLPRRIIKETQRLLSEPAPGISASPSEDNMRYFNVMILGPTQSPYEGGVFKLELFLPEEYPMAAPKVRFLTKIYHPNIDKLGRICLDILKDKWSPALQIRTVLLSIQALLSAPNPDDPLSENIAKHWKSNEAEAVETAKEWTRLYASGA; from the exons ATGGCTAATAGCAATTTACCTCGTAGAATCATCAAG GAAACTCAGCGTCTTCTTAGCGAACCCG CACCGGGAATAAGTGCATCCCCCTCTGAGGACAATATGCGATACTTTAATGTCATGATTCTTGGTCCAACACAATCGCCTTATGAAG GAGGTGTTTTCAAGTTGGAATTATTTTTGCCTGAAGAATATCCAATGGCAGCTCCAAAG GTTCGATTCCTGACCAAAATATATCATCCTAACATCGATAAG CTTGGAAGGATATGCCTTGATATTCTCAAAGACAAATGGAGTCCCGCTCTTCAGATCCGAACTGTACTTTTAAG CATTCAAGCTCTTCTGAGCGCTCCAAACCCGGATGACCCACTTTCCGAAAACATTGCAAAGCATTGGAAGTCAAATGAGGCTGAAGCTGTTGAAACAG CTAAGGAGTGGACGCGTCTATATGCAAGCGGTGCCTGA
- the LOC113688044 gene encoding ubiquitin-conjugating enzyme E2 36 isoform X2 — protein MRYFNVMILGPTQSPYEGGVFKLELFLPEEYPMAAPKVRFLTKIYHPNIDKLGRICLDILKDKWSPALQIRTVLLSIQALLSAPNPDDPLSENIAKHWKSNEAEAVETAKEWTRLYASGA, from the exons ATGCGATACTTTAATGTCATGATTCTTGGTCCAACACAATCGCCTTATGAAG GAGGTGTTTTCAAGTTGGAATTATTTTTGCCTGAAGAATATCCAATGGCAGCTCCAAAG GTTCGATTCCTGACCAAAATATATCATCCTAACATCGATAAG CTTGGAAGGATATGCCTTGATATTCTCAAAGACAAATGGAGTCCCGCTCTTCAGATCCGAACTGTACTTTTAAG CATTCAAGCTCTTCTGAGCGCTCCAAACCCGGATGACCCACTTTCCGAAAACATTGCAAAGCATTGGAAGTCAAATGAGGCTGAAGCTGTTGAAACAG CTAAGGAGTGGACGCGTCTATATGCAAGCGGTGCCTGA